A genomic window from Aestuariirhabdus litorea includes:
- a CDS encoding tetratricopeptide repeat protein, giving the protein MSQWEKVLGPDFMHVHHFCTAQAFMRRSLDPRKNAMDKRYDVQVAKNNLEYVFSHLENPGYVLLPEINMLMGKVYERLDEPLLAVRYYGRAIELKPDFTQGYAVFSDYYKHQGNMVKARELLEQGIAKNPDSIILKRRIERLETQESP; this is encoded by the coding sequence GTGAGTCAGTGGGAAAAGGTCCTTGGGCCGGACTTTATGCACGTCCATCACTTTTGCACGGCCCAGGCCTTTATGCGCCGTTCCCTGGATCCCCGAAAAAATGCGATGGACAAACGGTATGATGTTCAGGTCGCCAAGAACAACCTGGAGTACGTTTTTAGTCACCTAGAAAATCCAGGCTATGTGCTGCTTCCCGAAATCAACATGCTCATGGGAAAGGTGTATGAGCGCTTGGATGAGCCGCTTTTAGCGGTACGCTATTACGGCCGTGCCATCGAGCTGAAGCCGGACTTTACACAGGGCTATGCGGTGTTCTCCGATTATTACAAGCACCAGGGTAATATGGTCAAGGCTAGGGAGCTACTTGAACAGGGGATCGCGAAAAACCCGGACTCGATCATTCTTAAGCGGCGTATCGAACGCCTTGAGACCCAAGAGTCCCCCTAG
- a CDS encoding glycosyltransferase, whose product MPSYNAAAFIAQSITSVKEQSFRYWELIIVDDGSDDGSSDLVESFLSDPRIKLIQQDHLGAAKARNHALSVAKGAFIAFLDADDWWEPEFLKAMLTASRSSDADISYCGWQRTGLPEKLCPRYVPPDYSKEGLVEALMRENIWPIHAALTRAELIKRLGGFDETLPCCMDFDLWLRASPDIKVTLVPEVLAYYRFHGTGQITSQKARLVIVHLEVQLDFLKQHSEIAARFTPEQIEYWTWDRVRRKAYGNFWHANLDTSSQLFRYLLRRGKWRLSDLRHILFSLLPPQVQRRIPLGPSLPS is encoded by the coding sequence ATGCCCAGCTACAACGCGGCAGCCTTCATTGCCCAGAGCATCACCTCCGTAAAGGAGCAATCCTTCAGATACTGGGAGTTAATCATCGTCGACGATGGCTCTGATGATGGCAGTAGCGATCTGGTAGAATCGTTCCTGAGTGACCCTCGTATCAAGTTAATCCAACAGGATCACCTGGGTGCAGCAAAGGCAAGAAACCATGCACTCTCAGTTGCAAAAGGAGCGTTTATCGCCTTTCTTGATGCCGACGACTGGTGGGAACCAGAGTTCCTTAAAGCCATGCTGACTGCCTCCCGCTCAAGCGACGCCGACATAAGCTATTGCGGGTGGCAAAGAACCGGCTTGCCGGAGAAGCTTTGTCCTCGATACGTCCCCCCCGACTACAGCAAGGAGGGGCTTGTTGAGGCGCTGATGCGGGAAAATATCTGGCCTATCCATGCTGCCCTCACCCGTGCCGAGCTCATCAAGCGACTGGGCGGGTTCGATGAAACCCTACCCTGCTGTATGGACTTTGACCTCTGGCTACGCGCCTCGCCGGATATAAAAGTGACCCTGGTACCCGAAGTTCTGGCCTATTACCGCTTCCATGGTACAGGGCAGATCACCAGCCAGAAAGCCCGACTGGTGATCGTTCACCTGGAGGTACAACTCGATTTCCTTAAACAGCACAGCGAGATTGCCGCCCGCTTTACCCCGGAACAGATAGAGTACTGGACCTGGGACCGGGTACGACGCAAGGCCTATGGAAACTTCTGGCATGCCAACCTAGACACCAGCAGCCAGCTGTTTCGCTATCTGCTGAGAAGGGGCAAGTGGCGTCTATCCGATCTGCGTCACATCCTCTTCTCGCTGCTTCCGCCTCAAGTCCAGCGGCGGATACCGCTGGGGCCCTCTCTCCCCTCCTAG